In the Synergistaceae bacterium genome, one interval contains:
- a CDS encoding transketolase, whose product MRKIKNVKELSIKAFDIRRDALDIIMAGGGGHIGGDMSEPEILLTLYERMNVTPETQDSPDRDRFVLSKGHCVETLYAVLSYEGFMNLDEVKAKFSKFGSEYIGHPHNTLPGIEMNSGSLGHGLSVSVGMALAGKMDKKNYRVYTLMGDGELAEGSVWEGAAAGGHYRLDNLCAFVDHNHLQISGNVDEVLSPGNIALRFEASGWNVINVMNGNDIQQISDALDVAERTKGKPTVIIAETLKGKASPLIENKANWHHKLPTQEEYERICADIAAYKEALING is encoded by the coding sequence ATGCGGAAAATTAAGAACGTCAAAGAGTTAAGCATTAAGGCTTTCGACATTCGCCGGGACGCTCTCGACATCATCATGGCCGGGGGCGGAGGTCATATCGGCGGAGACATGAGCGAACCCGAAATACTTCTCACGCTCTACGAGAGAATGAACGTTACGCCCGAAACACAAGACTCACCCGACCGCGACAGATTCGTACTCAGCAAGGGACACTGTGTAGAGACTCTTTACGCGGTGTTATCGTACGAGGGTTTCATGAATCTTGACGAGGTGAAAGCGAAATTCTCAAAATTCGGCTCTGAATACATCGGTCATCCTCATAACACTTTGCCGGGAATCGAAATGAACTCAGGCTCATTAGGTCATGGCCTCTCTGTGTCTGTCGGAATGGCTTTAGCGGGGAAAATGGACAAGAAAAATTACCGCGTCTATACCCTAATGGGAGACGGCGAGCTTGCAGAGGGTTCTGTGTGGGAAGGTGCTGCGGCCGGCGGTCATTACAGGCTGGATAATCTCTGCGCGTTCGTGGATCACAATCACCTTCAGATTTCGGGGAATGTTGACGAGGTTTTGTCGCCGGGAAATATCGCGTTAAGGTTCGAGGCTTCCGGGTGGAATGTGATTAACGTAATGAACGGCAACGACATTCAGCAGATAAGCGACGCTCTTGACGTTGCGGAGAGGACGAAAGGAAAACCCACCGTAATTATCGCTGAGACTCTCAAGGGCAAAGCGTCCCCGTTAATCGAGAACAAAGCGAACTGGCACCACAAATTGCCGACACAGGAAGAATACGAAAGAATCTGCGCTGATATTGCCGCGTACAAGGAGGCGTTAATCAATGGCTAA